The proteins below are encoded in one region of Limnohabitans sp. 63ED37-2:
- the phoU gene encoding phosphate signaling complex protein PhoU, which produces MDKHISSQFDAELTGVSSRVLELGGLVESQTRHAVYALAQFSSEVADQVVATEKQVNALEVEIDAELASIIARRQPTARDLRLLMAISKITGNLERAGDEAERIARMVKLILEQGSPRNLPSSELRVAADLATGLLRKALDAFARLDVNTALVILKEDDLIDAEFNGFVRKLVTYMMEDPRTISASLDLLFVAKAIERIGDHAKNIAEFVIYVVKGADVRHTALTEIEKAVQ; this is translated from the coding sequence ATGGACAAGCACATTTCAAGTCAATTTGATGCCGAACTCACCGGCGTTTCTTCCCGCGTTCTGGAGCTCGGTGGCCTGGTTGAATCACAAACCCGCCATGCCGTGTATGCGCTGGCCCAGTTCAGCTCCGAAGTGGCCGATCAAGTGGTGGCCACCGAAAAACAGGTCAACGCCTTGGAGGTCGAAATCGATGCCGAATTGGCCTCGATCATCGCCCGCCGCCAGCCCACCGCACGCGATCTGCGTTTGCTCATGGCCATCTCCAAAATCACCGGCAACTTGGAGCGTGCTGGTGATGAGGCCGAGCGGATTGCCCGCATGGTCAAGCTGATCTTGGAGCAGGGCAGTCCACGCAATTTGCCATCGTCCGAATTGCGGGTCGCGGCCGATCTGGCCACCGGCTTGCTGCGCAAAGCACTCGATGCCTTTGCCCGCCTGGATGTGAACACCGCGCTGGTGATCTTGAAAGAGGACGACTTGATCGACGCCGAGTTCAACGGCTTTGTGCGCAAGCTGGTCACCTACATGATGGAAGACCCCCGCACGATCTCGGCCAGCCTGGACTTGCTGTTTGTGGCCAAGGCCATCGAGCGCATTGGTGACCATGCCAAGAACATCGCCGAGTTTGTGATCTATGTGGTCAAAGGGGCCGACGTGCGCCACACCGCCTTGACCGAGATTGAAAAAGCGGTCCAATGA
- the phoB gene encoding phosphate regulon transcriptional regulator PhoB — protein sequence MRTIPRILIVEDEPAIAELIAVNLRHNGFQPVWAIDAETAQRELDEILPDVILLDWMLPGESGLALARKWRATARTKTVPILMLTARGDEADRVAGLDAGADDYIVKPFSPRELLARIRAVLRRRVPEASGGVVKMGELQLDADTHRVNLADKPLKVGPTEFKLLHYLMRHPERVHSRGALLDKVWGDHVYIEERTVDVHVKRLRESLGEAGNMIETVRGAGYRFTPTPSV from the coding sequence ATGAGAACCATTCCTCGCATCCTGATCGTCGAGGATGAACCGGCGATTGCCGAGCTGATTGCGGTGAACCTTCGGCACAACGGCTTTCAGCCGGTCTGGGCCATCGATGCTGAAACGGCCCAGCGTGAGCTGGACGAAATCCTGCCCGATGTGATCTTGCTCGATTGGATGCTGCCGGGCGAGAGTGGTCTGGCCTTGGCCCGCAAGTGGCGTGCCACGGCTCGCACCAAGACCGTGCCCATTCTGATGCTGACGGCGAGAGGTGACGAGGCGGACCGTGTGGCTGGCCTGGATGCCGGGGCTGACGATTACATCGTCAAACCTTTCTCCCCACGCGAGCTGCTGGCCCGCATCCGTGCGGTGCTGCGCCGCCGCGTGCCCGAGGCTTCGGGGGGTGTGGTCAAAATGGGTGAGTTGCAGCTCGATGCCGACACACACCGTGTCAATTTGGCCGACAAGCCTCTGAAGGTGGGTCCCACCGAGTTCAAGCTCTTGCACTACCTGATGCGCCACCCCGAGCGGGTGCACAGCCGGGGGGCCTTGCTCGACAAGGTTTGGGGCGACCACGTCTACATCGAAGAGCGCACAGTGGATGTGCACGTCAAACGCCTGCGCGAGTCGCTGGGCGAGGCGGGCAATATGATTGAGACCGTGCGCGGCGCGGGCTACCGTTTCACCCCCACGCCCTCTGTTTGA
- the phoR gene encoding phosphate regulon sensor histidine kinase PhoR, which yields MFFWLLEMLFWVGLAGTPGWFLGGPFGAVLGALIAVFIYAATLLWKLDRLERWLSAPVLRQDPPWHGVWREISVRVQRMLRQQEKLAAVHQKQLQDFLQAIQASPNGVILLDEQARIEWCNDTAAAHLGLDAQRDRLQHVVHLVRDPVFARYFAQDEHTSEAVIEGRASSVVNRQKLSVQLHAYGEGRSLLLTRDITALAQADAMRRDFVANVSHEIRTPLTVLSGFVETLQSIPLGAEETQQYLHLMSAQSDRMQSLVADLLMLSQLEGSQLPSTQEKVSLAALMLQVTTEAQAFSDWMANKGQGPVHQLEFAPVPDVYVMGTRSELLSAVSNLVSNAIRYTPLGGRIQIHWSSSPEGLMFIVKDSGPGIAAEHLPRLAERFYRVDRSRSRETGGTGLGLAITKHVMQRHGGELRIESVVGQGSTFRLVFPQSRVVGESTPAA from the coding sequence ATGTTTTTTTGGCTTCTCGAAATGCTCTTTTGGGTGGGCTTGGCGGGAACACCTGGCTGGTTTTTGGGCGGCCCCTTCGGGGCTGTGCTGGGTGCGCTCATCGCTGTGTTCATCTATGCCGCCACACTGCTGTGGAAGCTGGACCGGCTTGAGCGCTGGCTGAGTGCGCCGGTTTTGCGCCAAGACCCACCGTGGCACGGTGTATGGCGCGAAATTTCTGTGCGTGTGCAACGCATGCTGCGTCAGCAGGAAAAGCTGGCGGCTGTGCACCAAAAACAGCTGCAGGATTTTTTGCAGGCGATTCAGGCTTCGCCCAATGGCGTGATCTTGCTGGACGAGCAAGCCCGCATCGAATGGTGCAACGACACCGCTGCGGCCCACTTGGGCTTGGACGCTCAAAGGGATCGTTTGCAGCACGTCGTCCATCTGGTACGCGACCCGGTGTTTGCACGTTATTTCGCGCAGGACGAACACACATCGGAAGCGGTCATTGAGGGCCGCGCCAGCTCGGTGGTGAACCGCCAAAAACTGTCGGTGCAGTTGCACGCCTATGGAGAAGGACGTTCGCTGCTGTTGACGCGAGACATCACAGCCCTTGCGCAGGCCGATGCCATGCGCCGTGATTTTGTGGCCAACGTCTCGCACGAAATCCGCACGCCTTTGACGGTGCTCAGTGGCTTTGTGGAAACCCTGCAGTCCATTCCCTTGGGTGCCGAGGAAACTCAGCAATACTTGCACCTCATGTCGGCGCAATCGGACCGCATGCAGTCCTTGGTGGCCGATTTGTTGATGTTGTCGCAACTCGAAGGCAGCCAGTTGCCCAGCACGCAAGAAAAAGTTTCTTTGGCGGCTTTGATGCTGCAAGTGACCACCGAAGCGCAGGCGTTTTCGGACTGGATGGCCAACAAAGGCCAGGGGCCTGTGCACCAGTTGGAATTTGCGCCTGTACCCGATGTGTATGTGATGGGTACTCGCTCGGAGTTGTTGAGCGCAGTATCTAACCTGGTCAGTAATGCCATTCGATACACGCCTTTGGGTGGTCGCATCCAGATCCATTGGTCGAGCAGCCCCGAGGGCCTGATGTTCATCGTCAAGGACTCGGGCCCTGGCATTGCGGCTGAGCACTTGCCGCGTTTGGCCGAGCGCTTTTACCGCGTGGACCGCAGCCGGTCCAGAGAAACCGGTGGCACGGGCTTGGGCTTGGCCATCACGAAACACGTCATGCAGCGCCACGGCGGCGAATTGCGTATCGAGAGTGTTGTGGGTCAGGGCTCCACCTTCAGGTTGGTGTTCCCACAAAGCCGAGTGGTGGGTGAATCAACACCAGCGGCTTGA